The genomic DNA ctatcAATTCATTGAATTGACTTTCCAGCGTTTCCATTTTTTATTCCCAACCGTTTTTTGGTTGTATTATAGATTCGCCAATGAGTCGCTCCCTTTGCTCGGTCCAAAAAGGATCCGGATCCAATTCCGACATACGTTTTGAATTCTTCCTGTTTTCACAGCAACAGCAAAGAATTGCTGTATGCTTTCTGGGGGGAATACATCATCATATTGCCGAAATAAGCGAAAAAGTCTTTTGTTGTTCGGGGGATGGTCCCTCGTTCCACAGGCGCCGCATGGAGGGGAGAACGAATGGCTCAGGAATCGGCCGGTTCCGAGTAGACTCGTGGAGCTGCGGTTTGGATTCTCGTAGAATAAGAGGAGCTGTATGAGGAAATGACTTCACTTAAAAGACAAATGCCGCCGCTGCGAGGCGAGGGAGCAACTTGTCCGGTCTTGCGGTGCACTCATTCCCGTTACGAGAATGAAATGGCGCCCCCGAGACCAAGACTCCTTACAACTCGCACCAATAGCGGCACTGAGCGGTCGGAGATTTATTGAAAAGGCAGCCCCCCCCTAGCCGCCTACCTACTCGCTCGTGTTCGTAGCTCGATCGGAGGTCAAGACTTTGGTCCGGCGGAAAAACAGGCGTCGTCCGTATCAAGTGATACGTGAATTGCTCAGTAGTGCTTCGCCACTACCGTAGCTGGCGGAAATAGCTTAATGGTAGAGCATAGCCTTGCCAAGGCTGAGGTTGAGGGTTCAAGTCCCTTCTTCCGCTCCCGGCTTCGTCGTTTAGTGGTAACGAGTGGAGTGCATAAGCCCCTTGTATTGTATAGGGTTCCAAACCTATCTTACTAATAACATAGAAAGGGGGGCAAGCCAAAACCTACTCCTAACAAGCTGCCGGCTTTTCATCAGCCGTTGCGCGCTTCTGTTTTTCAGCAGGCTTCTTCAAATACCCCATAAATGAAGAAGTAGGGGCTATAACTTCTAAGTGTAAGTAGCTAGCTAGCGCGCTAGCGTTTTCCCTTACTAGTAAAGGGGCTGCTAGTTGTAGCGCGCAGTGTACTGGTGAATAGGAAAGGCGAATTTAGATGACTAATGACGGATGGAGGTTGAGGATAGAACATGTTCGGTGCCTCGCCCTTGTCTCCTTCGCCGGAGACTGCAAATGATGGGAATCCTATCGATAAAGAAGAGGCATAAGCATCGCCTCTCGACCCAATCCGTCTTCCCTGCCTCCCCAACACACTCTGGATACGAAAGAAATCTCCCGCCATAGAGAAGAGATCTAAAGCCTGGGTCCCCTCGATCACCCCCCCCCTTGAACCTGAACAGGTCGAGAGAGATGAACCCGCACCACATTTTAGAACCTTCGAACCGAAACCCCCAACTAGAGATGGAATTCAAGAACCTAAACAACTCAGTTGAGAGCTCCGCGACTGGTTCAAGGGAAGGTCCACCAATGATTGATAGGCCCCCCTATCCGTCTCTTGTCATTCCACTAATCCGTTGTTACTGATTCATTCAAGGCATAGACTCCCCATTTCTTTGTCTTATTAGCGCAGGTGTTCGTCAACGATGAAAGCCGCTGAACTTAAGACTCGAGTTGAGAAAGAGGGCTAGGCCACCGGGAGGGCTTTCAGGGACTGGGGAGGGTGGATTCTAGAGCTAGGGAGGGGCAAATCGAAGGGGTTTCCATTGGGATTGGGCATGGACGAGCCTCGACTGGGCCAGCATTGAtgaaaaaaaaagtaaaaaaaaaggGGCTTGTAAATAAGTCTTGGGCTCTCCATTTCTAGGAAGATTGTGTCCAGGATCTGGTAATCTAAGCCTTGCTTCTTCTGGTCGGCTCGTATTAGCCTGTGCTTTATTACAGGTAGTCATTCCCCCGTTCCTTTAGTCTTTTCAACGGTACTTGAATCTTAAGTCGCGGTCATGTCTCGCCCCCCCAGTATAGTGACCGGTTCTATCTTTTTCCCGAATTTCATCAGTTCCAGGCTCAAGTGCCTGTTCATCCATCTTCATTCCAAAGGCGAACATCCCCATTGAGTGACTGTAACTGCTATGGTTTACAGTCAATAGTTCTTAACCAACCCTTTCTTATTATGTCTTTCTTTCTGAAGGGCTTGCGGTTCATTACACCAAAGGCTTCAGTGAACTATTGAAGCTATCGAGAGAGTACCAAACGCTGACGGTGACGAAGGTTACCTACTTTCGGTGGACGCGGAGCCGCGTAGCATTGCAAGTAAATAGAGCAGAGAGCTTACCCTTTGTTTCTATTAGAGCCGCGAGCTTGTTGTAGTCGGTCCTAAAGGGAGAACCTTGCTGCTTACTTGCTATATCCTCGCGCCCTTTTGCGCGGCTCGGCTTCTTCTTCGAGCCCTGCTTCTCCCTTCCCCCTCTCCCCGTTCTGCCGTCCAAAACAGGCCGTATGGAGTATAGCCAAGTGGTAAGGCATCGGTTTTTGGTACCGGCATGCAAAGGTTCGAATTCTTTTACTCCAGATTATGAACACCCGATCGGATCTGTCAAGAACGAGCTGACGACTACAGGGGAAGCGGCTGACTGCAGTCCCCGAGCCCAGCCTGTAGCAAGCCAAAAGTGTGACTTCAGCCTACTTTTTGCTCGCCCAGCCGCTGCCGTCTCGTACAAAGTAACTGAAAGGTAGATTGCCCGTAAGCCAAGAGGTGTGGTGAAGTACGTGCTGAGCGGGCGAAAGTTTTGCTTTCTCGTTATTCGTGGAGGGGTCGCGGAAGAATTGAATTGGGTTCGACTCCCATAGCCCCGATGTGACGAAAAAGACTGATTCAACGAGATACGCCGTGCCTGCATTAAGATTTCAAACTTGTCGTCTACTTTCAGGAAATGTTTGGAACAGAGAACTTACAATAATACAACGCCGCATTCTCCGAAAATTGAGAAACAAGAAGAGATCTATTAAGAGAAAGATTTATTCGAGAGAAAATATTAACAGTTACATCCAATCACAAACTACACGAAAGTTGCCCCTTTTTCATGGAGATTTACCCATCACAGAGATGCACAGAGGAAGAGAACGAACTTCATATATCCCTTTTCTACTCAATCCAGAAACAAGATCGGATTAGTACTCTATCATCTATAGAGTGTGGACGCTGGCTACTAGAACTAGCGGTCGTAGGGCAGCATGGAGCTGAGTTAGGCACTTCATGTTTAAAACATTCCAATCCATCTACAGGGGACCCTCTCACAGGGCTAATTTATGGATGCCCAATCCCGGAAAAGTATCAGAGGCTGTCGAGCGATCCAGCCTCTCCCTGCATATATGGGTAGTCTAGTACACCACGGTCACAAGCGGTGGCGGCCTCATAGTACTAAGGAGTGTTATACCTAGACCAGAGTTGAACACGTGGTAACAAGGAGTCCCTTGATAAGGGGCATCtataagatgattgacctagagatTGAAACAATTACGTCAAAGACGACAATGATTTTGGTAACCTCAATTCTTCTAGAATGAATGAATCTCGATGGAGAGGAAAAAAGCGATATGGTAACAATTTATGGGGCAGATGGTTTCTCTCTTAAAATACTATATATCACCTTATACCCCTTATAGAGATAAGACTGGCCTATCTCTATAGTGAATTCTATCCAGGGTTCTATCATCTATAGAGTGTGGACGCTGGCTACTAGAACTAGCGGTCGTAGGGTAGCATGGAGCTGAGTTAGGCACTTCATGTTTAAAACATTCCAATCCATCTACAGGGGACCCTCTCACAGGGCTAATTTATATCGTGTGTATTTAACGAGATATTACATATATgctaattaaaaaaatattatatgaTAATATGATACAAAGTAGCAAATGTAAAAGAAAAATATGATTATAAGTTATTAGTATGTCTTAATAATTGAAATACCAAATATTTATTCGTTTAAAGACACACGTGCATAATTAATATGTGTATGATGAACAACACATATGGTTTAAAATTAGCACTATGGTTATAATTATTGCAAAAAAATTGTAAGACCTAAGTTCGATATCTTATAAAAACATTTTTCAATAAATAACACATACAAGAGTAAAACAGTCATTTCAATGCGAATATAAAATCTCATAATTTTTATTACTATGTTcccctattatatatagaagagataatataaatatataaaaaatgacaatattatgaattttttggattttcaatgtcattttaaaattttgaacaaatataaaattttaaataaacgCCCTCTAATTAAACGTGTTTATTCTCATTGAATTGCTATTGTGGTTCACAAATATAATATCATAAAATAATATAACATATTAATCAATAATCGATTTTATAATATAATGAAAtttaatttcaatatttttaaagATTAATTTAAACGAGTAAATCATCTTCGAAAAATATTTGAAAGCCTATACTTAGTACGAGAAGAGCCTGACGACTTTGGAGAAGAACCATCAATTGGATTATAAAATTCGGATTTTAGTGTTCTACTCTCAACATCCATCAATTTAGTTGACCTTCGTTTTACCCGCGTAGTTTATTATCACATTAAACCGGAGATGTCGACAAATCAAATTGCATAAAGagaattagagatatcgacaagttataaCTCTGGTAGAGAAGTGAAAatttcgataagtcattctacatGTCGATATAAGACATCTCTATACGGTAATGAATATCTCGATAACAACTCAAATTACAAAATGCAAACCACTTGaaaattcaagattatcagtcaacaaaccgTTTTATCACTGAAATGAAAAGTCTACAAATGCAGTTTGAGGAGTGTAAAATCAAGGGTTAAGATGAACTCTACAAATGACTGTCACAAACATAGAAGACTATATGCAGATTTGCTGCACTTAAAATGGATATGGACAAAATGACTTAAGAAAATAttttagtctattttagtgcaaatTCTGTAAaccgtgcatgttgatctataaagcatGTCACGGATCCTTAGTTCACAACTAACAAAACAGATCTAGAAaccttgtattctctcaagataaaTAGTTGAGTGTTTATTATTCAAGAATACAGATTTGTAGCACAACGAATTTGATTTTAgtataaatcaagtgagttttgataattGTAATTTCTGTCTTCACAATTACGCCGTGTCAATGGAGCGAAAATCCGATCTGAGGTCATTTTAGTGGATATGGATCGACCGATTAAAAATCCGATCCGAGATCCGATTATAAATGGAGCGGATATGGATTTAAGCCGATCTGATCCGTTAATAACCCGATctggtttatatatatataatgtactaaagaattttttaataattctaattttaaaCGTTTTATCCTCGAGTCAAGTCCCATATTTATATTTCGTTTGGTTTAGTCTCAATAGTTCAGTCCATTTTTATAACCCTACTTCTTTTAAATTTTAGAGTCGTATAACCGAAATCTCAGTTCATGTAATACTTTCATTTCGCAACAtcaattttctttatttttaaaattaaaatattgtaCAACCCAATAGTATGTTTGTTTCAAAAAAGTGAATTTTAGTTCTTAATTTATCTTTGGACTTACTTGTATTATActtgtattttaatatttttcggAATTGTCAATTTCAAATGGATATTGTAATAATTtaagttaaaaaataaatatacataaatggagcggatatccgatccgaaatccgtgATCCGGACGGATCCGAATATGGATCGGCCTATAAAAAATCCGGAGCCGATCCGATCCGAATATGGATCCAAAAAAATAAATGGATATGGATATGAATTTAGACCGATCCGGTCCAAACCCGATCCATTGACATGACCTAATTGATTCCTTTTACATGGCTTCCTTACAAATATAAGTGCTTTAATTATGATTTATTAATTTCCGTCGATAATAACATAATCACAAGAgtagattttttaaaaaaaattgaaatttattacttaataattaaattttattattatttttgttacAATATAACCGGACCCCAAACAAATTCCCACCAAGTTGATTAATTTCATTTCGTATCTACATGCtactaaaataaatataattCATCTTATTTCTAATTGGGCCTATTCATTTCGGGCCTTCAAAATCAACATCCCCCAGCCCACCAACACCAACACACAAAAAACCCTAAAAGCGCCATATATAAACCTCTCTATATTTCTCTCCCCATCTTCACTGCCTCCTCGAGCCTCCCCCAATCTCTCTCCCACAAATCTCTCCACATCTCGCCCACCAAACCCTAGAAATGGCGGAATCACTAACTCTCAAAGGCACTCTCCGGGCCCACACGGACTGGGTAACAGCAATCGCAACGCCAATCGACAACTCGGACATGATAGTAACCTCATCTCGCGACAAATCAATCATCGTCTGGAAACTCACCAAAGAGGACAAGTCATACGGCGTCGCTCAGCGTCGTTTAACCGGCCATTCTCACTTCGTCCAGGACGTCGTTCTTTCTTCCGACGGCCAGTTCGCTCTCTCCGGCTCCTGGGACGGCGAGCTCCGTTTGTGGGACCTATCTAACGGCACCACTGCTCGTCGTTTTGTAGGCCACACCAAGGACGTGCTCTCCGTGGCTTTCTCGATTGATAACCGTCAGATTGTTTCGGCGTCTCGTGACCGTTCGATTAAGCTGTGGAACACTCTGGGAGAGTGTAAGTATACAATTCAGGATGGTGATGCGCATTCGGATTGGGTGAGCTGTGTTCGTTTTAGTCCTAATAATGTCCAGCCTACGATTGTTTCCGCTTCGTGGGATAAGACTGTTAAGATTTGGAATTTGAGTAATTGTAAGCTCCGCTCCACCCTTGCCGGTCATAATGGTTATGTTAACACTGTTGCTGTTTCTCCCGATGGCTCGCTCTGCGCTAGCGGTGGCAAAGACGGGGTTATTCTCTTGTGGGATTTGGCTGAGGGCAAGAAGCTTTACTCGTTGGACGCGTCTTCGATTATTCATGCTCTTTGCTTTAGTCCTAATAGGTATTGGCTTTGTGCTGCTACGGAGTCCAGCATTAAGATTTGGGATCTCGAGAGTAAGAGCATTGTTGTCGATTTGAGGATTGACTTGAAGGCTGAGGCTGATATGGCTGCTGAGGGGAGTGCCACTCAGACCAATGCTGGCAAGAATAAGGTCCATTTTTTGTTCATTTCTGAATttaagttaattttgttcaaatATTTAATGATGTTGCGGTTACTGTCACATATCATATTTCAATTGTTATTTCAATTGTTATTTCAATTGTTATGTCATATAGTTACTAGAGTGTTAACATTTGCATATTTATATCTTCACAGTAAGAATGTACTATTGTGATATTGTTTTGATGTGTGTTTGCATTTAATTAACAATTTAGCTATATGTATATATGGTTATGTTTAAGTGTTGTGGCAGTGTTGTTGGTGTTCCTCTGTGGTTGTATTGATATGTACATTTGTGCATGtgcatttttataatttttgtagATGACATGAGATTCAGTTTACTGACATTATGTTTACGATgatatgtttatttatttgtgTTTGACTATTTATTGTTTTTTCGTTGTTCTGTTTCTATTGTGAAATTTAATTATACTTTTATGTGTTCATATCTATTTTACTTCAATTGCAAGCTCAACTTTAATTTTGAAATGTTATTATTAAATACAAAAGCTCATTTTTCTGGAACTCTGCTACTTGATCCTCTTCATCTAAGTCTGTGATTTTTTAGTCCTGTTTCCATTATTAGATTTCCGTAATTTTATGCAATGTTTAAACTTTGGGATTAGATTTGAATTCTATGCCATACATGAGTGGAAGTGTGCAGTTTGTGGCCCTTTATGATTGCTTATCACTTTGTTAGATATACGATATCAGCTGTGTTCCTACATCGGAATTCTTTAGTCTTGTGATGTAAAGCATGTTTACTGACAGTAATATATCTTGTAAAGAATTGGTTCCTCTAAAATTATACTTTTTTCTTTCTCTTCTACTTTCTTCCATAATTGATAAACTATGTTGCAGGTTATTTACTGCACAAGTTTGAGCTGGAGCGCCGATGGAAGCACTTTGTTCAGTGGATACACAGATGGTGTTGTCAGGGTTTGGGGCATCGGACGTTACTAGAGTGCTATGTAGCGAGCAATTACCAGTTTTATTTGAATCAATCTAGGACGTGTAGACTGATAATTGATATCTCTATCTTGTTCACTTGTTTGCGATTCTCATCTGTTTTAAGTTTTGGATAATCTATGTATGGTTTTTCGACTTTCACAGTACTTGGTTGTTTTGCCGAATACCTGCTATTTTTGTGGTGCATTTGCCTTTTGATTATACTAATGCGGCTTAAGTTTATTATTCATTTACATTCATGCAAATTCCCTTACCATGGTACCTTTATATTGCTACCAGCTAAGAAGGTAGCCCTTTGGTTTCTTTCTGTATGGTCAAGATAGTTCAAGAGTGCATTGTCCAAAACCTTTGGTTTATTTATCTATTCAAAAGTACACAATTTCCCCCTCAAATTGTGACCATTGTGAATTCTTTTGTTGATAGGATGTTGCTTATATATTTATTAGTGTTATCGAAAATGTTACTGTTGTGAAGCGAAGAAATGAAAGTGTCAAGTTCTTGTATAGTGATTCTGGAACTTGTCTTCAACACCTCCTTGCTGGGTAGGAGGCAATGCTAGGGAGAGAAAGGGCTGTCTAAATTGTTTTGTTTATATGGGCAGTGAAAGTGTTTTGGGCTTATTGTTTCAGGCAATGGCAGTCAGAGAGCGTCAGTGAAAGTGTTTTGGGCTTGGTGTTTTGTTTTCTTAGTGAAAGTGTTTTGGGCTCACTGTTTTGTTTACATAATAAATGTGTTCTGGGCTAAGTGTGTTTGTTTTCAGTGTGAAAGTGTTTTGGCCTTGGTGTGATTCAATCTTAGTGAACTTAGGGGGTTTTTGGTTGATGGTTAATGTGACCTGTTAAGGGGAATCGGAATCTTAAATCCAAGTAATAGTGTTTGGATTACCAGTTTAGTGGTGGGGAATGAGAATTCCATTTCCTTTCCATTAACACCCATTCCCATAAACTCCATTCCCGATTCCCATTCACATGATGTATCCAAATGACTCGGTTGATTAGTTGAAATCggatatttatttttttttgtgtttttgctaAATAGATAATCTGTTGTTGAAAACATTAAGAATACCTGGTTTGGCTGCCGGAGTTTGGCGCAGCTTTCTCATGTTATTGGATTATCCATTGTTGTTTGTAAGTGCGGTTGTACGTGAAGTTTGTGTAACAGATTTTAGTTTCGAGTACTCAGTCACAGATCCTACTCTGCATGGTTACAAAACTGAGGATGGACTGGGTCACAAAATTAAAGGTAGTGCTCTTCATGGTGTTATGATGCGAGAGGTAGTTCAAGCGTAAAAGATTTGTGAAAAGACTGTAATGCCCTTCCTTGATAAACATGAATAATTGTATAAAAATTAATGCGCTGGTAATCTAGTATTTTCAAAGCACTTTTGCAATGGAACTTAAAAACAGCTCTTAATTCAGCTCCATGTAAGATAGCCAAAATACGGTTAACAATCGACATGATATATTTGCATGATATATTTGCTCACATAAtcttgaaacacttgaatccttTCCATTCTTATGTATATAAAATTTAATTCAAACGCTCTAGTTTGTGAAACAATGTTTTTTTGCAGGCTTTGTGAAATACAATTATATTGGCAAAATTTTATAGGTAGAATGAAATTTTAATTGTTGATATCCagattatttttattatttaaatacacTCATGTGCCTGGGTAATGACCCTTAGTATCAAAATTTGAGAGAAAAAGGCTCAAAATCTCACATGCCCTATAAAATGGTCCTTTATATCACTAAAAAACGCAATAATTTTTTGCGTTTCCATCTAGCAGAAAAACGCAACTATTTCTTGCGTTCAATGGTAAAAATtaactttattattttttgaattaaatcAAAAGAACGCACTTTAATATTGCGTTAATTATGAAACACATTCTTTTGATACGTTTGTGCAAAGCCAGCATTGTTACTTTGCGTTAGTGTTAGTTCAAAAAACTGATTTGCTATCAGGGGATTCTAACCTCCGTCACTCAAGATACATAGCTCCAAAATGTACCAATTAACCGAGCTAGCTCTAACATTCTGTATATATTATAAACGTAAATAAATATCACGTTTGTGAGTGATATAAAAGGCCATTTATAACATCAGTAAGATTTTGGGTCTTTTCTTCCCAAATTGTGAGAATAAGGGCCATAATTCCATGTGTCTCAAAGTTTTGAACCCCTCTATCACGTAGAGTAAGCGATAGAGATATCGCTATATCAATAGGTGAAAAATGGAGATACCCCAGCATCATTTGGGTGTTAGGTTATCCTACTCGTATATCAACTCTCTCTTTTAAACGCATTTTAAGTTGAATTGCAAAGATATCTTCgttaattatatttttttcaGTGTTGTAATATTCGGGAATCGGGGAAGATCGATCCGATTTAGGATTAATTGAAATCGAGGATTAATTGGAAGGATTAATCGGAATAAAAAtcggatgtattataatattaaattatatttaatatattattatcattatattagttatttattatcaaatatatatttattatatcataatttctatacttattcatatttaaattaatacagtgttttaattttaataaataattatatatactccaattaaaaaaaaatcataagaATTAATAGGATTTCAAAGATCGAATTGATCGGATACTTTACAGGGGATTAATCGGTTGAATCggggatttttagaacactgttttttaaaaaaaaaatagaattAATTTCAAATAATCTATTTTTTGAAAAACTTTAAATTATCTTTTAATCAAAAGAATAAAAAAAAGCATCTTTTAATACAAATACAGAAAGTCAAAAGAGAAAATTAATGAAATTGATGGAGTATTAATTAGTCTTTAATCTACAGGATTCACTACAAAAGTTTAAGATATGTTTTCAGCATATCTTAAAGTTTTTGCAGCATTGTAGCAGTGGATTATACTCCattcaaaaattataataagATTCCATGTATTATGTCCCTTAACAACGCGCTAATTACCAAGATATTTGACTTAATTATAGTTTAAGTTCACTGAATCTGGTGTTAATAGAGTACATGGACCCCTGCCTAATTTCTGATTCCTTGATTATCATATATCCATAATTAGTGACACTtaagtacaattaacatgtgacCGTCCCACCAGTTTACCTTAATTTAGAGAGCGTTTGAAccatatattttaaaatttctcaaCCTAATCAAAAGTATATAGGTGTCACTATGTGTATGATATTCATTGATCACTAATTAGATTTAAGTTATTTAATTTCTTTCTTTGTTTAGTAAATTATTTCCTTGCAATGTTACGTACCCCGaaaataattctaattttttttCCAAATAGCACGTGGCGTGTTTTTATTTGTGTACTCATATTTACGCACGAGAGGCCCCTGCCAATTTTTATGAAATAACCAATAAAATAATGACAACTAATCATTCGGGAACGGTAACATTTCTTTTTTAAAAAAGGGATCAAAGTGAGAAATTGTGTAGAAAATATATTGTGTAATAATTTCTAGGTGGATAAAAAATTTCATGAACTACTCATTGTATGTTCTATACAAAGGTGCGTTAAAGGCAATAGATTGTTGTAATATATCATACTGTAATATTATAGCGATACATGTGTAATCGAGTTTTTGACTTAAATATGCATAGGGCTCATCATTTTTCATACAACGACATAATACTGCGTTGTGATATACTGCTAACAATCATTTCCCGTACAATTGAGTTGATAAGAATGTAATGATTTAGTACTAGATGCATCTCATTCTAAGTACAATATGTTGATTGTAGTGACTTACAAAGACTAGAACCCAATGATGCCATTTTTGTTGTTCCCTAACGTGGTCTAATGTAAAGGAAGGGAAACATGAGGACAATCAACTCTTGCTTCAGTACTTAATTCTTTCTATAATATAATATGTTACAAATATGTTGAGTTTAGGGATATAGCAATGTTAGGTTTAGGGATTGGTATCCTTCTTGTCAAGTCCAGCCCTAATATGTATTAATTCCATTCTTAAACGAGAGGCAATAAGAGATTGCTTTTTTGACTGGACCTGAAATTTCAATGATTTTATGAGTTATTAATTGTTGTCTAATTAAATTCAAAATACTTCTCAAAATTGTTTCAAAATGCTGATGTGTAAGGTATATACTTCCTCCGTCCGTTTCAATTGTTTACAATTTTTAGAGAGtgttcgacacgcattttaagatgcaTATTACGTATAGTTCTgtattttttttacaattttgtttttctgaataaaaattaaaacatttgacttttattcagaaaaagaaaattgtaaaaataagttacataactacactttttatgcaccttaaaatgcgtgccggacacttcctcacaaatgtaaacaattggaagggactaAGGGAGTATTTGataaattttctgaaaatgagATCCGTTAATATACGTATGTGTTCATAAATTAAAACATATTTCCTACAATAAAATATAAGATACTTCGAATTGGCTGCTAAAACCTTTTTCTACAAGTCCGTCTAAAACCTTAAACTATTAGACAAATACCCAACCGAATCTATATTCTAACACCCGCTCTTATACGAGAGACCATTTTTGGGTCGAAGAGTAGATCAGGGGCGTCCATCAAGTCCTCCCGCCGTTTGATCTttgataccatgttaagtaaaCAGTCCGCCTAAAACTTAAGATATTAGAAAAACACACAACGAGATCTATATTCAAACATTTCAAATAATTGCCTATAACATATATAATTGATActttttctaataataaaatatgcCCCGTGTGTACAATTATACACACAAATTAAAATACGATAATTGTCATGCTATATTATTTGCTAAATTTTTTGAATACCAAATTTGAAATACCAAACAGTGTTCTCGTGTACATGACCCATTAACAATCTGTTAATTGGTAGGTTTGGCAATGTAATGGTTAAAATACATGTGAATTGGAAGCGGCTGACCAATGAGCCAATTACCATGCAAATATGCAATCATGCATGAGCAAGTTTTGGCCGTATTCTGAAGATATTGAACAAGAATAGATTACATTTAGATTTTGGATTGTGATAATTTATTGAATCTTATAATTACCGGTTATCCCGACTAAAATGAGCTCTTCCAATATCATTTTAGTGTGTTTATCCAACATAGCACCTATAGGTACATAAGAAATGTATTGAATCGATTCTTTTTAATGAATAAATCCGATTGCAATTTCGAATATGGAATTCAAAGGGATAAAATATGAAAGGATACTCTGAATCATAGAACTATAAAAAAAGGAGGTAGAGccaataatattttttttcaattcATCCC from Apium graveolens cultivar Ventura chromosome 5, ASM990537v1, whole genome shotgun sequence includes the following:
- the LOC141661817 gene encoding small ribosomal subunit protein RACK1, giving the protein MAESLTLKGTLRAHTDWVTAIATPIDNSDMIVTSSRDKSIIVWKLTKEDKSYGVAQRRLTGHSHFVQDVVLSSDGQFALSGSWDGELRLWDLSNGTTARRFVGHTKDVLSVAFSIDNRQIVSASRDRSIKLWNTLGECKYTIQDGDAHSDWVSCVRFSPNNVQPTIVSASWDKTVKIWNLSNCKLRSTLAGHNGYVNTVAVSPDGSLCASGGKDGVILLWDLAEGKKLYSLDASSIIHALCFSPNRYWLCAATESSIKIWDLESKSIVVDLRIDLKAEADMAAEGSATQTNAGKNKVIYCTSLSWSADGSTLFSGYTDGVVRVWGIGRY